In a genomic window of Myotis daubentonii chromosome X, mMyoDau2.1, whole genome shotgun sequence:
- the GPRASP3 gene encoding G protein-coupled receptor associated sorting protein 3, which produces MGGKRNKGKTAKRASVEAKTKREATGVGRPVAKTQAKAIAKPEVKANAVAQVKAVSKKKTVTEKKGAPANFSPKVEDEATQVSQCRSVKKAEDKNKSMCKDKAGIDTCAGEETSVGSRFQNEEETDNSSSAKDEGKADTGPPSCAEKLEPVASTSCKARPGTEEEEEENVIGNWFWDGDETSFDPDPKPVSRILRPQPVDEINEKDRPKDWSEVTIWPNAPAVTPAVLGFRSQVTSETKPPSYIVLGSAEENTHALPEETESLSKSIFSCSESIPEHPFGSEPCIQTIEQIRRQIKIREMNGIKPFACPCKMECYMTSEEFEKLITLLESTTDPLIHKVAQIAMGIIKVHPFAQEFINEVGVVTLIESLLSFPSSERRKNAVFTLNEPGGLERHRKVELHVKHMCKETMCFPLNSPGQQSGLKILGQLTTDVNRHHIVASYLSDFYYLLSQGNRKTRNLVLKVLLNMSENPVAARDMISTRALAALKLIFNQREAKASLVSAVAIFINIKEHIRKGSIVVVDHSSYSTLMDLFREVKMIIETM; this is translated from the coding sequence ATGGGTGGGAAAAGAAATAAGGGCAAAACTGCAAAAAGGGCTAGTGTAGAAGCTAAAACAAAGAGGGAAGCTACTGGCGTAGGCAGACCTGTAGCCAAGACCCAGGCCAAAGCAATAGCCAAGCCAGAGGTTAAGGCAAATGCAGTGGCACAGGTGAAGGCAGTGTCTAAGAAGAAGACTGTTACTGAGAAGAAAGGAGCCCCAGCAAATTTCAGTCCCAAAGTTGAAGATGAGGCCACTCAAGTGTCTCAGTGTCGTTCTGTGAAAAAGGCCGAGGATAAGAACAAGTCCATGTGTAAAGATAAGGCTGGTATTGATACCTGTGCTGGGGAAGAGACCAGTGTTGGTTCCAGGTTCCAGAATGAAGAAGAGACTGATAATAGTTCCAGTGCCAAGGATGAAGGTAAAGCTGATACTGGTCCCCCATCCTGTGCTGAGAAGTTGGAGCCTGTGGCCAGCACTAGCTGTAAAGCTAGGCCAGGcactgaagaggaggaggaagagaatgtTATTGGGAACTGGTTTTGGGATGGAGATGAAACTAGTTTTGACCCTGATCCTAAACCTGTGAGCAGAATACTTAGGCCCCAGCCTGTGgatgaaattaatgaaaaagatAGGCCCAAAGACTGGTCTGAGGTAACTATCTGGCCCAATGCCCCTGCTGTAACTCCAGCAGTGTTAGGATTTAGATCTCAAGTCACATCTGAGACAAAGCCTCCTTCATATATTGTCCTGGGCTCAGCTGAGGAAAATACTCATGCTTTGCCTGAGGAAACAGAGAGTCTTTCTAAGAGCATATTCTCATGCTCAGAGTCTATCCCGGAGCACCCATTTGGTTCTGAGCCTTGCATTCAGACTATAGAGCAGATTAGACGCCAAATCAAGATCAGGGAGATGAATGGGATTAAGCCATTTGCTTGTCCTTGCAAAATGGAATGTTATATGACTTCTGAGGAATTTGAAAAACTTATTACCTTACTTGAGTCAACTACTGATCCTCTCATTCATAAAGTAGCTCAAATTGCAATGGGGATCATTAAGGTTCATCCATTTGCCCAAGAGTTCATTAATGAGGTAGGTGTAGTGACACTTATTGAGAGCTTGCTTagttttccttcctctgaaaggagaaaaaatgcTGTATTTACTCTGAATGAACCTGGTGGGCTTGAAAGACACCGCAAGGTTGAATTACATGTTAAACATATGTGTAAGGAAACCATGTGTTTTCCCTTGAACTCACCCGGACAGCAATCTGGCTTAAAAATACTGGGGCAACTGACTACTGATGTTAACCGTCACCATATTGTTGCCAGTTATCTTTCAGACTTTTATTATTTGCTTTCCCAGGGAAATCGTAAAACCAGAAATCTTGTTTTGAAGGTACTTTTGAATATGTCTGAAAACCCAGTTGCAGCCAGAGACATGATCAGTACAAGGGCATTAGCAGCGTTAAAACTAATCTTTAACCAGAGAGAAGCAAAAGCCAGTCTCGTTAGTGCTGTGGCCATATTTATTAACATAAAGGAGCATATCAGAAAGGGTTCAATTGTAGTTGTCGATCACTCGAGTTACAGCACACTCATGGACCTTTTCCGTGAAGTTAAAATGATTATTGAAACAATGTAA